In Pyxidicoccus xibeiensis, the following proteins share a genomic window:
- a CDS encoding ELWxxDGT repeat protein → MSTVSRWLVGAVLGGVLTAACSQPREDDAEALSVGTSHQGLTGLGSAVAMDLHEGTTSSSPGELVTVGERAFFAADDGVTGRELYVSDGTAQGTVRLKDLFPGAQGSNPRGLAALGGHVYFFANATPFAQGPMAQTQSLWKSDGTEAGTVHVLALRTQNYYGRLVVSGSQLYFLDDDDGGTELWKSDGTAQGTARVKDLRPGRLSSQPWQLTPVGDVLYFSASVADNEYSLWKTDGTDAGTVRIGQHRLESIVGAGSRVFFFSVVQEDGQTFTELWKTDGTDAGTTRVRRLGVLEAWRRTWATAVGGRLYMLHGNGGLWTSDGTDDGTVLLKSFRSQGFSGVSFATVGSSLYFAADDGTHGLEVWTSNGTVGGTRLLVDLRPGAEGSMPLELRSSGATGLLYFRADDGTHGRELWRSNGLDTVLVKDVVPGALESLPEQAVPTASGLTLFFRATDGQHGRELWKTDGTAEGTTLVRDIAARPEGSSVTGFTRLGTQYFFAATDALHGRELWVTDGTREGTRLVRDFLPGLASSNPRHLTEWRGALYFVMDNDAGSEDLWKTDGTAAGTVRFTEPVASQNLHGLVELGGQLVFKEGLNQFWKTDGTQAGTVRVAHTQPGASISVSDEDEPMVPFKGALYSAAYSSAHGIELWRTDGTAGGTVLVKDVWPGQASGLPMKLTAVAVGDTLFFVAVEENPARVTLWKSDGTEAGTMRVTDLAPGFTVPAVSRAELAAFGGALHFVKRVTTTRHELWKTDGTVPGTVLLRPLPAEGDSVIGELTPLGQTLFFVAEGPSGRELWRTDGTPQGTREVKDIRPPRPANGVEPGAPPTALTVVDEQLYFAVDDAVTGEELWRSDGTAEGTLRVADLWPGSGSSRPRALTPVGGDLLVVADDGVAGYEPRLLAPASVTCPSLPRQEAGGALGANVTWPPAVLADGVPASTPIQYSHASGSTFPVGSTTVEVTADAPGFRVRSCTFAVNVSDTTPPTLRCSPGRNVESEGPVAVDFTNVATASDTVSTPEVTFSIPSGSVFQPGFTQVVATATDAAGNTARCDFVITVNLPRTDPGPTPGGEGDSGCGCDSTSPAVAWWLLLLLVPTVRRRIAHRS, encoded by the coding sequence ATGTCGACTGTCTCGCGGTGGCTCGTTGGAGCGGTGCTCGGAGGGGTGCTCACGGCAGCGTGCTCCCAACCCAGGGAGGACGACGCGGAGGCGCTGTCCGTCGGCACGAGCCACCAGGGGCTGACGGGCCTCGGCTCGGCCGTGGCGATGGACCTCCACGAGGGAACGACTTCGTCGTCACCGGGCGAGCTGGTGACGGTGGGCGAGCGCGCCTTCTTCGCCGCGGATGACGGCGTCACGGGCCGGGAGCTGTACGTCAGCGACGGGACGGCGCAGGGCACGGTGCGCCTCAAGGACCTCTTCCCCGGGGCGCAGGGCTCCAACCCCCGGGGCCTGGCGGCACTCGGCGGCCACGTCTACTTCTTCGCGAACGCCACGCCCTTCGCGCAGGGACCGATGGCCCAGACGCAGTCGCTCTGGAAGAGCGATGGGACGGAAGCCGGCACGGTGCACGTGCTCGCGCTGCGGACGCAGAACTACTATGGGCGGCTCGTCGTCAGCGGCAGCCAGCTCTACTTCCTCGACGATGACGACGGTGGGACGGAGCTCTGGAAGAGCGACGGCACGGCGCAGGGCACGGCGCGCGTGAAGGACCTCCGTCCGGGCCGTCTCAGCAGCCAGCCCTGGCAGCTCACCCCCGTGGGAGACGTCCTCTACTTCTCGGCTTCCGTGGCGGATAACGAGTACTCGCTGTGGAAGACCGACGGCACGGACGCTGGCACGGTCCGCATCGGGCAGCACCGCCTCGAGAGCATCGTCGGCGCGGGCAGCCGGGTCTTCTTCTTCAGCGTCGTGCAGGAAGACGGGCAGACCTTCACCGAGCTGTGGAAGACCGACGGCACGGACGCCGGCACCACGCGCGTCCGGCGCCTGGGCGTGCTGGAAGCCTGGCGTCGGACCTGGGCGACAGCCGTCGGAGGGCGGCTCTACATGCTCCACGGCAACGGCGGGCTGTGGACGAGCGACGGCACGGACGACGGAACCGTCCTCTTGAAGTCCTTCCGGAGCCAGGGCTTCAGCGGTGTGAGCTTCGCCACCGTGGGCAGCAGCCTCTACTTCGCCGCGGATGACGGGACCCACGGGCTGGAAGTCTGGACGAGCAACGGCACCGTGGGGGGAACGCGCCTGCTCGTGGACCTGCGCCCGGGCGCCGAGGGCTCCATGCCCCTGGAGCTCCGGAGCAGCGGCGCGACGGGGCTGCTGTACTTCCGCGCGGATGACGGCACGCATGGCCGCGAGCTGTGGCGGAGCAACGGCCTGGACACCGTGCTGGTGAAGGACGTCGTCCCCGGCGCGCTGGAGTCCCTGCCGGAGCAGGCGGTCCCCACCGCCAGCGGGCTGACGCTCTTCTTCCGTGCCACCGACGGACAGCACGGCCGGGAGCTGTGGAAGACGGATGGGACGGCCGAGGGCACCACGCTCGTCCGGGACATCGCCGCGCGCCCGGAGGGCTCCAGCGTGACGGGCTTCACGCGCCTGGGGACGCAGTACTTCTTCGCCGCCACCGACGCGCTCCACGGCCGCGAGCTGTGGGTGACGGACGGCACGCGAGAGGGCACACGGCTGGTGCGCGACTTCCTCCCGGGGCTGGCCAGCTCGAATCCCCGCCATCTCACGGAGTGGAGGGGCGCCCTGTACTTCGTGATGGACAACGACGCGGGCTCCGAGGACCTCTGGAAGACGGACGGCACCGCCGCGGGCACGGTGCGCTTCACCGAGCCCGTGGCGTCACAAAACCTCCACGGCCTGGTGGAGCTCGGCGGGCAGCTCGTGTTCAAGGAGGGCCTCAACCAATTCTGGAAGACGGACGGGACGCAGGCGGGCACGGTCCGTGTCGCCCATACGCAGCCCGGCGCGAGCATCTCGGTGTCGGACGAGGACGAGCCAATGGTGCCATTCAAGGGAGCGCTCTACTCCGCGGCCTACAGCTCCGCGCACGGCATCGAGCTGTGGCGGACGGATGGAACGGCCGGCGGCACCGTGCTCGTCAAGGACGTCTGGCCGGGGCAGGCCTCCGGGCTCCCCATGAAGCTGACGGCCGTGGCTGTGGGGGACACGCTCTTCTTCGTCGCCGTGGAGGAGAACCCGGCGCGGGTGACCCTCTGGAAGAGCGATGGCACCGAGGCCGGAACGATGCGGGTGACGGACCTGGCCCCCGGCTTCACCGTTCCCGCGGTGTCCAGAGCCGAGCTCGCCGCCTTCGGGGGCGCGCTCCACTTCGTGAAGCGGGTCACCACCACCCGGCACGAGCTGTGGAAGACGGATGGAACGGTCCCGGGCACGGTGCTCCTCCGTCCGCTGCCGGCGGAGGGGGACTCCGTGATAGGCGAGCTGACGCCCCTGGGACAGACGCTGTTCTTCGTCGCGGAAGGCCCCAGCGGCCGCGAGCTGTGGCGCACGGACGGCACGCCCCAGGGCACCCGCGAGGTGAAGGACATCCGGCCGCCGCGCCCGGCGAACGGCGTGGAGCCCGGCGCCCCGCCCACCGCGCTCACCGTCGTGGACGAGCAGCTGTACTTCGCGGTGGATGATGCCGTCACCGGCGAGGAGCTGTGGAGGAGCGACGGCACCGCCGAGGGCACCCTGCGCGTGGCGGACCTGTGGCCGGGCTCGGGCAGCTCGCGGCCGCGCGCACTCACGCCGGTGGGAGGCGACCTGCTGGTGGTGGCGGATGACGGCGTCGCCGGTTACGAGCCGCGCCTGCTGGCCCCCGCGTCCGTGACGTGCCCTTCCCTGCCCCGGCAGGAGGCGGGTGGCGCCCTGGGAGCGAACGTGACGTGGCCGCCAGCCGTGCTCGCGGACGGAGTCCCCGCATCCACGCCCATCCAGTACAGCCACGCCTCCGGGAGCACCTTCCCCGTCGGCAGCACGACGGTGGAGGTCACTGCCGACGCGCCCGGCTTCCGGGTGCGCAGCTGCACCTTCGCCGTCAACGTCTCCGACACCACCCCGCCCACGCTGCGGTGCTCGCCGGGACGGAACGTGGAGAGCGAAGGCCCCGTGGCCGTCGACTTCACCAACGTCGCCACCGCCTCGGACACGGTGTCCACCCCCGAGGTGACCTTCAGCATTCCCTCCGGGAGCGTCTTCCAGCCAGGCTTCACCCAGGTGGTCGCCACCGCGACGGACGCGGCGGGCAACACCGCCAGGTGCGACTTCGTCATCACCGTGAACCTGCCCAGGACGGACCCGGGGCCCACGCCGGGAGGAGAGGGTGACTCCGGGTGCGGCTGCGACTCGACGAGCCCGGCCGTGGCGTGGTGGCTGCTCCTCCTCCTGGTGCCCACCGTGAGGAGGCGCATCGCACACAGGTCGTGA
- a CDS encoding fibronectin type III domain-containing protein — protein MKPHRPNPLWVAFCVTWLGCAGGEPEGSGAPVSGGGTWMGEELSAGCEPGDGGTPGADTVRVTSHLRFHTLVGVAERPEDMSARPPHVLVQDGGTFTRIDGTATDGGYQFAGVPQGTYYLRTGNAYVLTDARHVELGSNHVGRVDTVFTGTSATPMQLTLSNLAPWVFMWDSQNFSSLEVISGQVELAGEVYLHEEPQDGQTAVTASTAETWNHLNTVPVFEAAKGDALYVNQLGAMDAGTLPDGGAVVSRTVVRSTQTAPFDFTADGTTPLQVSGVMQSVPTQELALEWRLSEYTSRATQMHPAATLNKPVLYIEAGPHRPEHGTVGASGLLLRLELPARAAFNFTRRLAYGNPFPATWAQVGSAAYHLGHREMLPDGSGRMQSISIENMATRDLVTNLFASPLSPRLTPPRGLAIDGLDANVQRQVGATSPVISWLPPERGTPTGYRLALFRYVDDQGFVMAEFDGYFYVPGSTTQVRLPPGTLRPASIYKLRVLAMEITGQDLKGRPFQTLGGLPQSYATAVSSFFTTP, from the coding sequence ATGAAGCCGCATCGTCCCAATCCGTTGTGGGTTGCTTTCTGTGTCACGTGGTTGGGCTGCGCGGGGGGCGAGCCCGAGGGCTCGGGAGCGCCCGTGTCGGGAGGCGGCACGTGGATGGGCGAAGAGCTCTCCGCGGGGTGCGAGCCCGGTGATGGAGGCACGCCCGGCGCAGACACGGTGCGGGTGACGAGCCACCTGCGCTTCCACACGCTGGTGGGGGTTGCCGAGCGCCCCGAGGACATGTCGGCGCGTCCACCCCATGTGCTCGTCCAGGATGGAGGGACGTTCACCCGCATCGACGGCACGGCCACCGACGGTGGCTACCAGTTCGCCGGAGTGCCGCAGGGGACGTACTACCTGAGGACGGGGAACGCGTACGTCCTGACGGACGCGCGGCACGTGGAGCTCGGCTCGAACCACGTCGGCCGGGTGGACACCGTCTTCACGGGGACGAGCGCGACGCCGATGCAGCTCACCCTGTCGAACCTCGCCCCGTGGGTGTTCATGTGGGACTCGCAGAACTTCTCCAGCCTGGAGGTCATTTCCGGGCAGGTGGAGCTGGCGGGCGAGGTCTACCTCCATGAAGAGCCCCAGGACGGCCAGACGGCCGTGACCGCCAGCACGGCCGAGACCTGGAACCACCTCAACACCGTCCCCGTCTTCGAGGCGGCGAAGGGGGACGCGCTGTATGTGAACCAGCTCGGTGCCATGGATGCGGGCACGCTGCCGGACGGGGGGGCCGTGGTGAGCCGCACCGTGGTGCGCAGCACTCAGACGGCGCCGTTCGACTTCACCGCGGATGGCACCACGCCCCTGCAGGTCAGCGGGGTGATGCAGTCCGTGCCGACGCAAGAGCTGGCCCTGGAGTGGCGCCTCTCCGAGTACACCTCGCGCGCCACGCAGATGCATCCCGCCGCGACGCTCAACAAGCCCGTGCTCTACATCGAGGCCGGCCCACACAGGCCCGAGCATGGCACGGTGGGCGCCTCGGGCCTGCTGCTCCGGCTCGAGCTGCCTGCTCGCGCCGCCTTCAACTTCACGCGTCGCCTGGCGTATGGAAACCCGTTCCCGGCCACCTGGGCCCAGGTGGGCTCCGCGGCGTACCACCTGGGCCACAGGGAGATGCTGCCCGATGGCTCCGGCCGCATGCAGTCCATCTCCATCGAGAACATGGCGACCCGGGACCTGGTGACGAACCTGTTCGCATCGCCCCTGAGTCCCCGCCTGACGCCGCCGCGCGGGCTGGCCATCGACGGCCTCGACGCGAACGTGCAGCGACAGGTGGGCGCCACCAGCCCCGTCATCTCCTGGCTGCCACCCGAGAGGGGCACGCCCACCGGCTACCGGCTGGCCCTCTTCCGCTATGTCGATGACCAGGGCTTCGTCATGGCGGAGTTCGATGGGTACTTCTATGTGCCCGGCTCGACGACGCAGGTGCGGCTGCCTCCCGGCACCCTGCGACCTGCGTCCATCTACAAGCTGCGGGTGCTGGCCATGGAAATCACCGGCCAGGACCTGAAGGGCCGCCCATTCCAGACGCTGGGAGGGTTGCCCCAGAGCTACGCGACCGCCGTCAGCTCCTTCTTCACCACGCCGTGA
- a CDS encoding DUF2381 family protein yields the protein MIVLLASAALAGEREAAAVRTILLSGHPAEWTHTLYVSGQVLTTLRFEQPVNSAKTKMLGWEGRLTPLGVLGNKVVLEPIHDLNPDERIPLVVALTDGTEVSFLLAPPAHEERATDQQVNVFKSRESYDAVLSALYDALKREGALREETERLKKEETSVDHAFATLLVKGAEKKTPFRSRKQALLKDGDVNIKVEVFEGPGKAAAVIHLTNTHGDKTWRFRNALLSTSAEPSTSRPFALRMDRTEIAQGQSGTIAVVADKSAFITDGGLHNLVLEIFRGDGLRQLIVNLDHSLLRE from the coding sequence GTGATTGTCCTCCTGGCATCCGCGGCCCTTGCCGGGGAGCGCGAAGCCGCCGCCGTCCGGACCATCCTGCTCTCGGGGCATCCCGCCGAGTGGACTCACACCCTCTACGTCTCCGGCCAGGTCCTGACCACCCTGCGCTTCGAGCAGCCCGTGAACTCGGCGAAGACGAAGATGCTTGGCTGGGAGGGTCGGCTGACGCCACTGGGCGTGCTGGGCAACAAGGTGGTCCTGGAGCCGATTCACGACCTCAATCCCGACGAGCGGATTCCCCTGGTCGTGGCGCTTACTGACGGGACGGAGGTGTCATTCCTGCTGGCTCCGCCAGCACACGAAGAGCGGGCCACGGACCAGCAGGTCAACGTGTTCAAGAGCCGCGAGAGCTACGACGCAGTGCTTTCGGCCCTCTACGACGCGCTCAAGAGGGAGGGCGCGTTGAGGGAGGAGACCGAACGTCTCAAGAAGGAAGAGACCTCGGTCGACCACGCCTTCGCAACGCTGCTCGTCAAAGGAGCAGAGAAGAAGACGCCATTCCGCAGCAGGAAGCAGGCGCTCCTGAAGGACGGGGACGTGAACATCAAGGTCGAAGTCTTCGAGGGGCCAGGCAAGGCGGCGGCCGTGATTCACCTGACCAACACCCACGGCGACAAAACGTGGAGGTTCAGGAACGCACTGCTATCCACCAGCGCGGAGCCCTCTACTTCTCGCCCCTTCGCACTTCGCATGGATAGGACCGAAATCGCCCAGGGCCAGTCCGGGACCATCGCGGTCGTCGCGGACAAGAGCGCGTTCATCACAGATGGGGGACTCCACAACCTAGTCCTGGAGATCTTCCGTGGAGACGGGCTCCGGCAGCTGATCGTGAACCTGGATCACTCACTGCTTCGGGAGTAG
- a CDS encoding serine/threonine protein kinase, which produces MPAAKALRIAAVTLLCATPGCTTTQGSVALRPDGTPGPEECPEEAKRTMRALKLRVGDTSWVELDANQIQSTPIMLYDGPIESMLEKDFGTLETTTRLYGQVWTGGPQVVIRYYEAHPPDTEKLPICAVARLSMNQLRKLPESRPGIAVLGGSSAGVAIVDSFR; this is translated from the coding sequence ATGCCCGCCGCCAAAGCGCTCCGCATCGCCGCTGTCACCCTGCTCTGTGCGACTCCTGGCTGCACCACGACCCAAGGGAGTGTGGCGCTGCGGCCCGATGGCACTCCGGGTCCCGAGGAATGCCCAGAGGAAGCCAAGAGGACGATGCGGGCGCTGAAGCTGCGAGTGGGAGACACCTCCTGGGTGGAGCTCGACGCGAACCAGATCCAGTCGACGCCCATCATGCTCTATGACGGGCCCATCGAGAGCATGCTGGAGAAAGACTTCGGCACGCTCGAGACCACGACCCGCCTGTATGGTCAGGTCTGGACGGGCGGCCCTCAGGTCGTCATCCGCTATTACGAAGCCCACCCACCGGACACCGAGAAGCTGCCCATCTGCGCGGTGGCGCGCCTGAGCATGAACCAGCTCCGGAAGCTTCCAGAGTCGCGGCCTGGAATTGCCGTCCTGGGCGGATCTTCCGCTGGGGTGGCCATCGTGGATTCGTTCCGCTAG
- a CDS encoding NAD(P)H-binding protein — protein MKIGISGASGQLGAATVAELKTRAPDAHLVGISRTPEKVSALGIEARFGDFDQPDSLTKAFAGLDRLLIIPSSDMRPGVRAAQGHDAIQRAVDAGVEHIVFTSALGTKSAEVPHLWQSYFVPEQSLMRLAKKWTILRMAYYAESFVDEVRMSLSRGIHAATSNTPVNFVARDDVAAAAAGILAGQGHHGAICQATGPAALDGAARASLVAKVTGKSFGFAAVSVSQYREGLAAAGLPPFVVDAVLSIQDMWATGGFDVTTGDVERLTGRAPRSLEDALRRAAL, from the coding sequence ATGAAGATCGGAATCAGTGGGGCGAGTGGGCAGCTCGGCGCAGCGACGGTCGCGGAGTTGAAGACCCGCGCGCCGGACGCCCATCTCGTCGGCATCTCGCGGACGCCTGAGAAGGTGAGTGCACTCGGCATCGAGGCGCGGTTCGGCGACTTCGATCAACCCGACTCCCTCACCAAGGCGTTCGCGGGCCTCGACCGGCTGCTCATCATCCCTTCGAGCGACATGCGTCCCGGTGTTCGAGCTGCGCAGGGACACGACGCGATCCAGCGTGCCGTCGATGCAGGCGTTGAACACATCGTCTTTACGTCGGCGCTCGGGACGAAGTCGGCCGAGGTCCCGCACCTCTGGCAGAGCTATTTCGTTCCGGAGCAGTCACTGATGCGTCTGGCGAAGAAGTGGACCATCCTTCGGATGGCCTACTACGCCGAGTCGTTCGTCGATGAAGTTCGTATGTCGCTGTCACGCGGCATTCATGCAGCGACTTCGAACACGCCGGTCAACTTCGTCGCGCGAGACGACGTCGCCGCTGCGGCGGCAGGCATCCTCGCCGGTCAGGGGCACCACGGCGCCATCTGCCAGGCGACCGGACCGGCGGCGCTCGATGGCGCGGCGCGCGCTTCGTTGGTCGCGAAGGTGACAGGCAAGAGCTTCGGCTTCGCCGCCGTGAGCGTCAGCCAGTACCGCGAGGGGCTCGCGGCCGCGGGATTGCCTCCGTTCGTCGTGGATGCCGTTCTCAGCATTCAGGACATGTGGGCCACGGGTGGCTTCGATGTGACGACGGGCGATGTCGAACGGCTCACCGGTCGCGCGCCGAGGTCACTCGAGGATGCGCTTCGACGCGCGGCGCTGTAG
- a CDS encoding LysR family transcriptional regulator: MALLAVFVEVADRASFSAAARTLGTTTATVSRNIAKLEESVGSRLFYRTTRRVSLTTAGTALYERTAAHVQALTHATRELPEHQSEPAGTLKLTAPYDLGATFLGSVISRFIALYPKVQVQAEFSSRMVDIAAEGFDVALRGDSGKHHDTSLTARRLVQRGELSLYAAPSYLARRGSPRGLASPEHDWLVAGPLRRAFDFPATFTPRIVANDFLFLRGVAISGGGIATLPAFIAQPYVASGELVRVLPSVRVSVGGLLLLYSSTRPLARKVAAFRDFMVEVTQKEWVG; this comes from the coding sequence GTGGCGCTGCTCGCTGTGTTCGTGGAGGTCGCCGACAGGGCGAGCTTCTCTGCAGCGGCTCGCACGCTCGGGACGACCACGGCGACCGTGAGCCGCAACATCGCGAAGCTCGAGGAGTCCGTCGGCTCGAGGCTGTTCTATCGAACGACTCGGCGGGTTTCGCTGACCACCGCAGGAACGGCGCTTTACGAACGAACCGCCGCGCACGTGCAGGCCCTGACTCACGCCACGAGGGAATTGCCCGAGCACCAGAGTGAGCCGGCCGGCACCCTCAAGCTCACAGCGCCCTATGACCTCGGCGCGACGTTCCTCGGCAGCGTGATTTCGCGCTTCATCGCGCTCTACCCGAAGGTGCAGGTACAGGCGGAGTTCAGCAGCCGCATGGTCGACATCGCAGCCGAGGGATTCGATGTCGCGCTTCGTGGTGACAGCGGCAAGCACCACGACACGTCGCTCACGGCGCGACGGCTCGTCCAGCGAGGTGAGCTCAGTCTGTACGCGGCGCCGAGCTACCTCGCACGGCGCGGCAGCCCTCGGGGACTCGCATCGCCCGAGCACGACTGGCTCGTGGCAGGCCCCCTGCGTCGCGCGTTCGACTTTCCCGCAACGTTCACACCGAGGATTGTCGCGAACGACTTCCTCTTCCTGCGTGGCGTTGCGATATCGGGCGGGGGGATTGCTACGTTGCCCGCGTTCATCGCGCAGCCGTACGTCGCGAGCGGCGAGCTCGTGCGTGTCCTTCCCTCAGTCCGCGTGAGCGTCGGCGGGCTGCTGTTGCTCTACTCATCGACACGGCCGCTCGCGCGCAAGGTTGCGGCGTTTCGCGATTTCATGGTGGAGGTCACCCAGAAGGAGTGGGTGGGCTGA